Below is a window of Flavobacterium cyclinae DNA.
TCAATGACAATTTCACTGTTCCAATGGAAATGACATTGGAAGACATGGCGAAAATCAAAGCACAATTCGTACAAGCAGCTAAAAATGCAGACGAAGCAGGATTTGATTTGATAGAATTACAAGCACATCACGGCTTTTTATTGGCTTCATTCCTATCTCCATTAACCAATATACGTACTGATGAATTTGGTAGTAGCATCGAAAACCGTTTGAAATATCCATTAGAAGTATTCAAAGCCATTCGTGAAGTATTCCCAACGGATAAACCAATTTCTGTGCGAATTTCAGCAACTGATTGGGCTGAAAACGGAATTTCGGAACAAGAAGTGATTACTATTGCAACCGCTTTCAAAAATGCTGGTGCGGATATCATCAATGTTTCAACAGGAAATACAGTAGCTGGTCAAAAACCTTTAACGGGAAGAATGTGGCAAACACCTTTTTCGGATGCGGTTCGAAATACGGTTCATATTCCAACTATAACCGCTGGCTATATTCAAGATATTGACCAAATCAATACGATTCTTTTAAACGGAAGAGCTGATTTAGTGGCTTTAGGGCGACCTTTATTGTTGGATGCAAATTTCGTTAGAAATGCTCAAGCTTACGAACAATTTCAAGCGAATGACATTCCAAATCCATATAAAATGGGCGTTTCGCATTTATATCCGCTAAAAGCTTCTGAAAGAAAACAAGTGGAAGGAATGAAAAAAGCTTTAAAACCAAAAAGCAACAAACTATAATTGGAATTATGAAACATTACGAAGATAATTTCGCTCACAATAGCTTGCCAGTTCTGGAATTACAACCAGAATACACCTTTTTGGAATTACCGCAATTCCAACATCCTGAAATGCTGAATTGCGTTGATAGATTGTTAGATAGCCATATTCGTGAAGGACGTGGAAATAATAGTTGTATTCGTACGTTTGAGGAAACTTGGACCTATCAAGATTTATATGAAAAAGCGAATCAAATTGCTCATGTTTTGGTGGATGATTTAGGATTACAATCTGGTAATCGCGTTTTGATTCGTTCGGCTAACAATCCCATGATGGTCGCGTGTTGGTTTGCTATTTTAAAAGCGGGTGGAATTGTTGTGGCAACCATGCCATTGCTTCGTTCTAAAGAATTGACTACGATTATCGATTGTGCCGAAATTTCGCATGTGTTGTGCGATAAGGAATTGGAAGAAGAAATTCACTTAGTAAAATCTAATTTCTTAAAACAAACCTGTTTTTACGGAAATTCGCAATTGGAGGAATTAATGGCTTCTAAACCTAAAACTTTCGATAATTATCATTCGAAATCGGATTCGGTGGCTTTGATTGGTTTCACTTCTGGAACTACGGGTTTACCCAAAATGACGGCACATTATCATAGAGATATTTTGAATATTTGCGAAGCGTTTCCACAGTATTCACTACAACCCACTCCAAACGATATTTTTACAGGAAGTCCACCTTTAGGATTTACGTTCGGTTTAGGTGGATTGGTGTTGTTTCCCATGTATTTTGGAGCTTCTTCATTTTTAATCGAAAAACCGAGTCCCGATTTATTATTGAAAGCGATTCAAGATTTTAAAATAACGATTTGCTTCACCGCTCCTACTGCTTGGCGCATCATCACAACCAAAATTCAAGATTACGATATTTCAAGTTTAAGAAAATGTGTGTCTGCTGGCGAAACTTTGCCACTAAAAGTTTGGCAAGATTGGTACGATGCTATAGGTTTAAAAATCATTGACGGAATTGGTGCTACCGAAATGTTGCATATTTTTATTTCATCCAATGAAGAAAATATGAAACCTGGCGCTACAGGTAAAGCGATTACAGGTTACGAAGCCAAAATCATTGACACAGAAGGTAACGAATTACCAAGAAATGAAGCTGGAAGACTAGCCGTTCGTGGAATTACAGGTTGCAAATACCTAAATCGAGAAGAAAAACAACGCGAATACGTAGAAAACGGTTGGAACATCACAGGCGATATTTTTCGTCAAGATGAAGAAGGTTATTTTCATTTTGTGGCTCGTGGTGATGATATGATTATTTCTTCGGGCTATAATATTGCGGCAATTGAAGTAGAATCCGTACTTTTAACCCACGAAGATATTTTGGAATGTGCTGTAGTAGGTTTACCTGATGAAGAACGAGGAATGTTAGTCTGTGCTCATATTGTATTACATGATACTACTAAAGCAACAGATGCAATGAAGAATCGTATTCAACACTGGTTCAAAGAAGTAGCTGCTCCTTATAAATACCCAAGAGTCATTAATTTTGTGG
It encodes the following:
- a CDS encoding AMP-binding protein — encoded protein: MKHYEDNFAHNSLPVLELQPEYTFLELPQFQHPEMLNCVDRLLDSHIREGRGNNSCIRTFEETWTYQDLYEKANQIAHVLVDDLGLQSGNRVLIRSANNPMMVACWFAILKAGGIVVATMPLLRSKELTTIIDCAEISHVLCDKELEEEIHLVKSNFLKQTCFYGNSQLEELMASKPKTFDNYHSKSDSVALIGFTSGTTGLPKMTAHYHRDILNICEAFPQYSLQPTPNDIFTGSPPLGFTFGLGGLVLFPMYFGASSFLIEKPSPDLLLKAIQDFKITICFTAPTAWRIITTKIQDYDISSLRKCVSAGETLPLKVWQDWYDAIGLKIIDGIGATEMLHIFISSNEENMKPGATGKAITGYEAKIIDTEGNELPRNEAGRLAVRGITGCKYLNREEKQREYVENGWNITGDIFRQDEEGYFHFVARGDDMIISSGYNIAAIEVESVLLTHEDILECAVVGLPDEERGMLVCAHIVLHDTTKATDAMKNRIQHWFKEVAAPYKYPRVINFVECLPKTETGKIQRFKLK